A single Anopheles arabiensis isolate DONGOLA chromosome 2, AaraD3, whole genome shotgun sequence DNA region contains:
- the LOC120893255 gene encoding anaphase-promoting complex subunit 13: protein MDSEPPLGGRLVDLVDNEWIADELPYDHIQVPCDKLPDPEADNGDSHLTLKEQEQKWTDLALTSLAPDLSVSEQVNFPGV from the exons ATGGATAGTGAG CCACCATTGGGCGGACGCTTGGTCGATTTGGTGGACAACGAGTGGATTGCCGACGAGCTGCCTTACGACCACATCCAAGTGCCTTGCGATAAGCTACCCGATCCCGAGGCGGACAACGGTGACTCGCATCTGACGCTGAAAGAGCAAGAGCAGAAATGGACTGATCTGGCGCTGACATCACTGGCACCGGATTTGTCCGTTTCCGAGCAGGTTAATTTCCCTGGTGTTTAG
- the LOC120893254 gene encoding putative 1-phosphatidylinositol 3-phosphate 5-kinase, translated as MNRHLHSPTILTEFARTFEEEQETIFTKLVNRLTNNSRPSNESTLQGTVLHEEPSGGDSEASGRDTRTAQMDTPPASSSAIRKSSTSSSYTDAESTTSAQPTSGERTTTSVLRRLSSLISQKPNTKRSYKNTELHKFWMPDSTSIECYDCSVKFTTFRRKHHCRLCGQIFCTKCCNQVVTGKIINCSEDLRVCNYCSKVVFTYLKSSNISADLKPDLKALQEDLAQKLSTLQPPGSGGPESSGATASSSGRNRRKISVGYQEERFAASAGSGISSADRKSILQQSNSLKTLYDEMCRSLPLYNRGHELIDFLFSRQKSSNNMQAIAILNAMIDAGFLIAIYETKIESSIDEEATLAREKTLPEQAHQRQGGSSGGSAEDEEDGNTSSIEFSEDTVYKLAVLQDRSAGAPGLVAGAGEGAYHLELNFKSSSVLMRSGNEDQSSVDSEDGAGSGIGGSTTLSSIILKDSAMDSSYLISTGAKALLKAFCEHEELLVNQLLRAQNLDPSWSKTLIPIVARVANTMRLDEAYGTDAMDIRNYVYFKKVPGGERSESQILGGVVFSKNVAHKEMSQKVDKPKILLLQCAIAYQRVEGKFVSFDTLMLQERDYLRNKVSKIISLGPNIVLVHKNVAGIAQDMLRNKGITLVLDVKLCVLERIARFLDCDIISCIDSNVGQPKLGICDRFRIQTFYDDQGSSKTLMCLEKQHSPRGCCVLLRGAKRSELAKIKKIASLLLLARHNWRFELSYLCDVYAMPPTPRTSIFDSKESSPSDPPPLLTRKSVEEPSSVLKENQTSVTAKMAQIEPTTVGKTIRTTTGSATNRENVGDWTDPLRSGALGPSEDGAGPDDDEDDTSFELAAETPHDNRFRSALSSTILSISPFVAFPLPYLETDSGRKCALRCYFPDELYYSKQWSNGGTLGLAGEKFSAAMAENAGGAGGNASTDEEEKQLLPVHPFVTHKITTSVESKEMQTILASFRANGGRYPKVSMMKKTSTRKRRLTTIAQRSLEEFVYRDALDIENHQRLPVLFCSFNYNENVPSTFCAQPSYLDMQFYGQNDIMLGLFLEHYCFRSSYICKSCNLPMMDHVRRYVHSGGCIQVKLVEDVTKMDTGTILISSRCTICNEYSKPAPMSQDTWCYSFAKFLELRFHGHAYKKRNCEGIMDQSDGGEEAGGGMVCRHSLHRDFEQNFSYKGIVASFRYTAIDVWEIVLPAMSISLVIPATGVSQRTITDQRTEEMKTLAIMGYDVFVKILEKLAELSVDTDTFAKLKKKANQDQVAFKQRIEKVQKLLTEDVLSVELIDDAIVTLKHSLAEAIEEWEPKLHDIINQTKSAQASKPSAVVDAGSGNAGTVIDSGTIATEELDLSRSTDNPETFESSKDPIETEPIENTSAGTGGKLEQDAMSVDAEDDKIVSNASEEKQPVRESLNEKKTVKTILSQLLSTNDYSHILSSPLPPHEHHGLKAGLFPIVVNEQDLGSCIAYSLMSQEYRKMLDSMLSGGTGGVITIGASENSPNMKRKSTSVSSTTDAEDSPAAAGKNEQDKKHKNASHSEIHFQDTNCNFVCRIYFAKEFDLLRCQILKRPTATGTTHRGSGTVGNTAGTVAGGNGGNGPGGDANETSQEVMETVRKMFARSLSKSVRWEARGGKSGSKFSKTVDDRFVLKEMSRTDLTIFENFAPNYFEYLQRCMKQKHITLLAKIFGVFKITIKRKDNTTVESAVLVMENLFCGKDIKEKYDLKGSDRNRLVDPNRQTGTERVLMDENFIQMSWTNPLYILSHSKTVLKEAITRDACFLERNEVMDYSLLVGLESSEKNLVIGIIDYIRTYTLDKKFESMIKQSGLMGGHGKLPTVVSPKMYKSRFIVAMERYFLCVPDRWEGLSKK; from the exons ATGAATAGACATCTACATTCCCCTACGATATTAACGGAATTCGCTCGCACGTTTGAGGAAGAGCAGGAAACCATATTTACGAAACTAGTGAATAGGCTAACTAACAATAGCCGACCCAGCAATGAGTCAACACTTCAAGGGACGGTACTGCACGAGGAACCGTCCGGCGGGGATAGTGAGGCATCGGGAAGAGATACCCGGACAGCGCAAATGGACACACCGCCAGCTAGTTCATCGGCCATTCGAAAGTCATCGACGAGCAGTTCGTATACCGATGCGGAGTCCACTACATCAGCTCAGCCGACCTCCGGCGAACGGACCACCACCAGCGTACTTCGGCGATTAAGCAGCCTAATTTCCCAGAAACCGAAT ACCAAACGAAGCTATAAAAACACGGAGCTGCATAAGTTCTGGATGCCCGACTCTACGTCGATCGAGTGTTACGATTGTTCGGTAAAGTTTACCACATTCCGCCGCAAACACCACTGTCGTTTGTGTGGGCAAATCTTTTGCACCAAATGCTGCAACCAGGTGGTGACGGGGAAGATCATCAACTGTTCGGAAGATTTGCGCGTGTGCAACTACTGCTCCAAGGTCGTCTTTACGTACCTAAAATCGTCCAACATTTCTGCCGACCTGAAGCCGGACCTGAAGGCCCTGCAGGAAGATCTAGCACAGAAACTATCGACGCTGCAGCCGCCGGGAAGTGGTGGGCCAGAGTCGAGCGGCGCTACCGCATCGTCTAGTGGAAGAAATCGGAGAAAAATATCCGTCGGATATCAGGAGGAACGATTTGCGGCTAGTGCAGGGTCAGGCATCTCTTCCGCCGATCGTAAATCCATTCTGCAGCAGTCCAACTCCCTCAAAACCTTGTACGATGAAATGTGTCGCTCGTTGCCGCTGTACAATCGAGGGCATGAGCTTATCGATTTTCTGTTCAGCAGACAAAAGTCGTCGAATAATATGCAAGCAATCGCTATACTTAATGCTATGATCGATGCGGGATTTTTGATCGCCATCTATGAGACGAAGATCGAAAGCAGTATCGATGAAGAGGCAACCCTTGCGCGAGAGAAAACGTTGCCCGAACAGGCCCATCAACGGCAAGGGGGAAGTAGTGGTGGATCggcagaagatgaagaagatggCAATACTTCGTCAATCGAGTTCAGCGAGGACACGGTCTACAAATTAGCGGTGCTTCAAGATCGTTCGGCTGGTGCGCCCGGTTTGGTGGCAGGAGCAGGCGAAGGAGCGTACCATTTGGAGCTGAATTTTAAATCTAGCTCGGTTTTAATGCGCTCCGGAAACGAGGATCAATCGTCGGTTGACAGCGAAGACGGCGCTGGCAGTGGAATTGGAGGCAGCACCACACTGAGCAGCATTATACTGAAAGACTCAGCGATGGACAGTTCATACCTAATATCGACGGGAGCGAAAGCGTTGCTGAAAGCTTTCTGCGAGCACGAGGAACTGCTCGTTAATCAACTGTTGCGGGCACAGAACCTAGACCCATCGTGGAGCAAGACGCTCATCCCGATTGTGGCCCGGGTGGCAAACACGATGCGGCTTGATGAGGCCTACGGCACGGACGCTATGGACATACGGAACTATGTTTACTTTAAAAAGGTCCCGGGTGGCGAGCGCAGCGAGTCTCAGATACTGGGTGGGGtggtattttccaaaaatgtgGCCCACAAGGAGATGTCGCAGAAGGTGGACAAGCCGAAAATATTGCTGCTGCAGTGTGCGATCGCGTACCAGCGGGTGGAAGGAAAGTTTGTCAGCTTCGACACGCTGATGCTGCAGGAGCGCGACTATTTGCGGAACAAGGTGTCGAAAATTATCAGCCTCGGGCCGAACATTGTGCTGGTGCACAAGAACGTGGCCGGCATTGCGCAGGACATGTTGCGCAACAAGGGCATTACGCTGGTGCTGGACGTGAAGCTGTGCGTATTGGAACGTATTGCGCGTTTTCTTGATTGTGATATTATCAGCTGCATCGATTCTAACGTTGGACAGCCAAAGCTGGGCATATGCGATCGATTCAGGATTCAGACATTTTACGACGATCAAG GATCTTCCAAAACTTTGATGTGCCTAGAAAAACAGCACAGCCCAAGAGGTTGCTGTGTTCTACTGCGGGGAGCGAAACGAAGCGAACtggcaaaaattaaaaagataGCATCACTCCTGCTTCTGGCGCGACATAACTGGCGCTTCGAGCTGTCGTATCTATGCGATGTGTACGCGATGCCACCAACGCCACGGACAAGTATATTCGATTCAAAAGAATCCAGCCCTTCCGATCCACCCCCACTGCTCACGAGAAAGTCGGTGGAAGAGCCGTCAAGTGTATTGAAGGAGAATCAGACCTCAGTTACGGCTAAAATGGCCCAAATCGAACCAACGACAGTCGGCAAAACCATTCGTACGACCACGGGCAGCGCGACCAATCGAGAAAACGTTGGAGACTGGACTGATCCCTTGCGATCGGGAGCCCTTGGTCCCTCGGAGGACGGTGCGGGCCCGGATGACGATGAAGATGACACATCGTTTGAGCTAGCGGCGGAAACACCGCACGATAACCGGTTCCGATCCGCCCTTAGTTCGACAATTTTATCCATCAGTCCGTTTGTGGCTTTTCCCCTGCCGTACCTCGAAACGGACAGTGGCCGCAAGTGTGCCCTGCGGTGCTACTTTCCCGATGAGCTCTACTATTCGAAGCAGTGGAGTAATGGAGGAACGTTGGGTTTGGCGGGAGAGAAGTTTTCCGCAGCAATGGCAGAAAATGCCGGTGGCGCGGGAGGCAATGCTTCAACGGACGAGGAGGAGAAACAACTATTGCCCGTGCATCCTTTTGTGACGCATAAAATAACCACTTCGGTGGAGAGTAAGGAGATGCAGACGATTCTCGCCAGCTTTCGTGCAAACGGTGGGCGGTATCCAAAAGTTTCCATGA tgaaaaaaacatcaacccgTAAACGACGCCTTACCACGATAGCACAACGATCCCTCGAAGAGTTTGTGTATCGTGACGCATTGGACATCGAAAACCATCAACGCTTGCCGGTGCTTTTCTGCAGCTTCAATTATAACGAAAATGTCCCGTCGACCTTCTGTGCGCAACCATCCTACCTGGATATGCAATTCTACGGCCAAAACGACATCATGCTAGGGCTGTTCCTCGAGCACTATTGCTTCCGCAGCTCTTACATTTGCAAATCCTGCAACCTTCCCATGATGGATCACGTGCGACGTTACGTTCACTCCGGCGGCTGCATTCAAGTGAAACTGGTCGAGGATGTGACCAAAATGGACACGGGTACGATATTGATATCGTCACGATGTACAATATGCAACGAATACTCGAAACCGGCCCCAATGTCCCAAGACACGTGGTGTTATTCGTTTGCCAAATTTCTCGAACTTCGCTTCCACGGACACGCCTACAAGAAGCGGAACTGTGAGGGAATCATGGATCAGTCGGACGGCGGTGAAGAAGCAGGGGGAGGTATGGTCTGTCGACACTCGTTGCATCGCGATTTTGAGCAAAACTTTTCATACAAAGGCATCGTGGCCAGCTTCCGGTATACGGCGATCGATGTGTGGGAGATAGTGTTACCGGCCATGTCCATCTCGCTGGTCATCCCCGCTACCGGTGTCAGCCAGCGCACGATTACCGACCAGCGCACGGAAGAAATGAAAACGCTCGCCATCATGGGATACGATGTGTTTGTGAAAATACTGGAGAAACTTGCTGAACTGTCGGTGGATACGGATACGTTTGCCAAGTTGAAGAAGAAGGCCAATCAGGACCAGGTTGCTTTTAAGCAGCGCATCGAAAAGGTGCAGAAGCTGCTGACTGAAGACGTGCTGTCGGTCGAACTGATCGACGATGCAATCGTAACGCTGAAGCACAGTTTAGCCGAAGCAATCGAGGAGTGGGAACCGAAGCTGCACGACATAATAAACCAGACAAAGAGTGCTCAAGCTTCCAAGCCGAGCGCGGTTGTTGATGCTGGCAGTGGAAATGCTGGAACTGTAATCGATAGCGGAACGATCGCGACCGAAGAGTTGGACCTATCCCGATCGACTGATAACCCGGAAACGTTTGAATCTTCTAAGGATCCGATCGAGACGGAGCCAATTGAAAACACGTCAGCTGGTACCGGTGGAAAGCTCGAACAAGATGCAATGTCTGTCGATGCAGAGGACGACAAAATAGTTAGCAATGCaagtgaagaaaaacaaccagtAAGGGAGAGCTTAAATGAGAAGAAAACGGTAAAAACGATTCTGAGCCAGCTGCTTTCAACGAACGATTATTCCCACATCCTAAGTTCGCCGTTACCGCCCCACGAACATCACGGTCTGAAGGCTGGTCTGTTTCCGATCGTTGTGAACGAACAAGATTTAGGCTCGTGCATTGCGTACAGCCTGATGTCGCAGGAGTATCGCAAAATGCTCGATAGTATGCTAAGTGGAGGGACCGGCGGTGTCATCACGATAGGAGCGTCCGAAAACAGTCCAAATATGAAGCGAAAATCGACTTCGGTCAG CTCAACAACGGATGCAGAAGACTctcctgctgcagctggcAAAAACGAGCAAGATAAGAAGCATAAAAATGCCTCTCACAGTGAAATTCATTTCCAG GATACGAACTGTAACTTTGTATGCCGAATTTACTTCGCAAAGGAGTTTGATTTGCTACGATGCCAGATTTTGAAACGCCCGACCGCGACTGGAACGACGCATCGCGGCTCTGGAACGGTAGGCAACACTGCTGGGACCGTTGCCGGTGGCAATGGAGGCAACGGTCCCGGTGGGGACGCGAACGAAACGTCGCAGGAAGTGATGGAAACGGTGCGGAAAATGTTCGCCCGATCGCTGAGTAAAAGCGTGCGCTGGGAAGCGCGTGGTGGCAAGAGCGGCTCCAAGTTTAGCAAAACGGTTGATGACCGGTTTGTGTTGAAAGAGATGTCACGGACCGATTTGACCATATTTGAAAACTTTGCTCCGAACTATTTCGAGTACTTACAGCGTTgcatgaagcaaaaacacattacGCTGCTAGCGAAAATATTCGGTGTGTTTAAAATTACCATCAAACGGAAGGA CAATACGACTGTGGAAAGCGCTGTACTGGTCATGGAGAATCTTTTCTGTGGAAAAGATATCAAGGAAAAATATGACCTCAAAGGTTCGGACCGTAACCGTTTGGTGGATCCGAATCGGCAAACAGGCACCGAACGAGTGCTGATGGACGAAAACTTCATACAAA TGTCCTGGACAAATCCCCTGTACATTTTGTCGCACAGTAAGACGGTGTTGAAGGAAGCGATTACCCGCGATGCCTGTTTTCTGGAACGCAACGAAGTTATGGACTACTCGCTGCTGGTTGGATTGGAAAGTTCTGAAAAGAATCTCGTGATTGGCATAATCG ATTATATTCGAACGTATACGCTGGATAAAAAATTTGAGTCGATGATCAAGCAGTCGGGTTTGATGGGCGGCCATGGAAAGCTACCCACCGTCGTTTCACCCAAGATGTACAAATCTCGATTCATTGTCGCGATGGAAAG ATACTTTTTATGCGTACCGGATCGTTGGGAAGGATTGTCTAAAAAATAA
- the LOC120906485 gene encoding probable tRNA N6-adenosine threonylcarbamoyltransferase, mitochondrial produces MMRRVLSKFTRFRTVNRHLATQSSPVVLGIETSCDDTGAALVTGNGTVLGEYIHSQQSSHLRFGGIIPPVAQDIHRANIESVVQNAFKLANMTPNDIDAVAVTNRPGLPLSLIVGMRYAKHIARSYNKPLIPIHHMQAHALMARMTSTIPYPFLCLLVSGGHSLLVFVESTARFRLLGETLDDAPGEALDKIARRLKLRNVAKYAQMSGGQAIEAAAQQACAKDTSAYDFPLPLSKYRDCQFSFAGLKNTATRHILERESTLHLAPDALLPDYEAFCACFLKGVTRHMLHRTQRAIEYCERRKLFSDAEPHRSLVVSGGVACNDVIFNALSSMAAQFGYSTFRPPKKLCTDNGTMIAWNGMEKLLAKDTAEMTTKYEQVDISGKCPIGDSLIDDVKEANIACKWAKVDIFPGKEEVSS; encoded by the exons ATGATGCGCAGAGTTTTATCTAAATTTACTCGTTTTAGGACAGTAAACAG ACATTTGGCAACACAATCCTCCCCGGTAGTGCTGGGAATCGAAACGAGTTGTGATGACACCGGGGCAGCTTTGGTTACCGGCAATGGGACAGTTTTGGGAGAGTACATTCATTCCCAGCAAAGCAGTCACTTGAG GTTTGGTGGAATCATTCCACCGGTAGCGCAAGACATCCACCGTGCCAATATCGAATCCGTTGTGCAAAATGCGTTTAAACTAGCAAATATGACTCCTAACGATATAGATGCAGTTGCTGTCACCAATCGGCCTG ggTTACCTCTCAGTCTGATAGTGGGGATGAGGTATGCGAAACATATCGCCCGCTCCTACAACAAACCGCTCATTCCCATACACCATATGCAAGCACACGCGTTGATGGCCCGAATGACCTCTACTATCCCGTATCCATTTCTCTGCCTGCTGGTAAGCGGTGGTCACTCGTTGCTGGTATTTGTGGAGAGTACTGCACGATTTCGACTGCTCGGCGAAACCTTGGACGATGCGCCGGGTGAAGCGTTGGATAAAATCGCTCGTCGGCTGAAGCTGCGGAACGTGGCCAAGTATGCGCAAATGTCTGGTGGTCAGGCTATTGAAGCAGCCGCCCAGCAGGCTTGCGCAAAAGACACATCTGCTTACGATTTCCCGCTACCACTTTCTAAATATCGTGACTGTCAGTTCAGTTTCGCCGGACTGAAAAATACCGCCACGAGACACATACTCGAACGGGAATCCACCCTCC ATCTTGCGCCTGATGCTTTGCTGCCCGATTATGAAGCGTTTTGTGCTTGTTTCTTGAAAGGAGTCACACGGCACATGCTGCACCGAACGCAGCGCGCGATTGAGTACTGTGAACGGCGCAAACTTTTCTCCGATGCCGAACCACACCGCAGTTTAGTCGTTTCGGGCGGTGTGGCTTGCAATGACGTTATATTCAATGCGCTCAGCTCGATGGCGGCCCAGTTTGGGTACAGCACCTTCCGGCCACCGAAAAAGTTGTGCACCGATAACGGCACAATGATAGCGTGGAACGGCATGGAGAAACTGCTGGCGAAAGATACTGCCGAAATGACGACGAAGTACGAGCAGGTTGATATAAGCGGAAAGTGCCCTATCGGCGATAGTCTTATCGATGATGTAAAAGAAGCGAACATAGCATGCAAGTGGGCTAAAGTCGATATATTTCCAGGCAAAGAAGAAGTCAGTAGTTAG
- the LOC120897718 gene encoding uncharacterized protein LOC120897718 isoform X2, with the protein MVRLKHRQHGPATRSNSRDFLDWNVFVSEPEIPRLRHRTGSWWYTQERFAVKHPHEYITVDELNCYRKRKFSQDHASSNFSLYNKSEPSLPSAVDAKATEYADRFQRRAAYERALPLRRSTSLHIEPGTMKGLSENHSKFVSYSQDTIVKSRPPAVRPEECFKLPDGGSRGNGLANASSEYKSAFLPYDFLPATMDHRYRNLNKRKEKEKRDDLSASDSKLHNKEQLTRSNLRLTGEATFEPEYKSQFALPLAGDKSRSTPQLNNIAFTGNFREAPSEYKECYKYYDHFTKSAPIRKFDNLSLHGTIEFRPEYKESYRELPTGGASDQWRSQCVVRKDNLSLKGDFLGREPEYSYSFRNPHITCKPEKAKPKDNFLAMQGDMDYTPMYRCSYVDYPRTRPLVKKPVCSINLEDVYEKPPQRRLHRGSPSPVKYNVHAAPTDGSKPDVIDKFVSQPEYRKAQRELMIKKRSPPKERGSLLAQKILQDSKLTTDPAHPMPPVPVVHVENVGGGSSSSTTHDGTSTTTVKARASSPVQLPVRIAKHGRRAKSPIIAIQRENEPVIFYKDLHRKGDAHTVRNRSKIVEANAAYRKPTYQPPPHTHKKAIDKAKTGTQSFVVLNAPAKQRSTRWAEPATIYDSHFY; encoded by the exons GTCCAACAGTCGCGACTTTTTGGACTGGAATGTTTTTGTGTCGGAGCCTGAAATACCTCGATTAAGGCATA GAACTGGCAGTTGGTGGTACACACAAGAACGTTTCGCAGTCAAGCATCCGCACGAGTACATTACGGTAGACGAACTGAACTGCTACCGTAAACGAAAGTTCTCACAAGATCACGCCA GCAGCAACTTTTCGCTGTACAACAAATCGGAACCTTCACTGCCATCGGCGGTCGATGCAAAAGCAACCGAGTACGCCGACCGATTTCAACGCCGAGCGGCATACGAACGAGCACTTCCGTTGAGACGCAGCACCTCGCTGCACATTGAGCCGGGCACAATGAAGGGCCTGTCGGAAAATCACTCCAAGTTTGTCAGCTATTCGCAGGATACGATCGTGAA ATCTCGACCACCTGCCGTTAGGCCAGAGGAATGCTTCAAGCTGCCGGACGGTGGGTCCCGGGGTAACGGACTTGCCAACGCGTCTTCCGAGTACAAGTCGGCCTTTCTGCCGTACGATTTTCTGCCGGCCACGATGGACCACCGGTACCGCAATTTAAACAAgcgcaaggagaaggaaaagcgTGACGATTTGAGCGCCTCCGACTCGAAGCTGCACAACAAGGAGCAGCTTACGCGCAGCAATCTAAGACTGACCGGCGAGGCCACGTTCGAGCCGGAGTACAAAAGTCAGTTCGCGCTTCCGCTGGCGGGCGACAAGTCGCGTTCGACACCGCAGCTGAACAACATTGCCTTTACTGGCAACTTTCGCGAGGCACCGTCCGAGTACAAGGAGTGCTACAAGTACTACGACCATTTCACCAAGAGTGCTCCGATCCGGAAGTTTGATAACCTCAGCTTGCACGGTACGATCGAGTTTCGGCCCGAGTACAAGGAAAGCTACCGGGAGCTGCCGACGGGTGGGGCCAGCGATCAATGGCGCTCGCAGTGTGTGGTGCGCAAGGACAATCTGTCGCTCAAGGGCGACTTTCTTGGGCGCGAACCGGAGTACAGCTACAGTTTCCGAAACCCGCACATCACGTGCAAACCGGAGAAGGCCAAACCGAAGGACAACTTTCTGGCGATGCAGGGCGATATGGACTACACGCCGATGTATCG CTGCTCTTACGTTGACTATCCACGTACGAGACCGCTGGTAAAGAAACCGGTGTGCAGCATAAATTTGGAGGACGTGTACGAAAAACCGCCCCAGCGTCGGCTTCACCGCGGCTCTCCATCGCCCGTCAAATACAACGTTCATGCCGCACCCACCGACGGTTCAAAGCCCGACGTGATCGATAAGTTCGTGTCGCAGCCCGAGTACCGGAAGGCGCAGCGGGAGTTAATGATAAAGAAGCGGTCCCCACCGAAGGAGCGGGGCAGTCTGCTGGCCCAGAAAATACTCCAAGACAGCAAGCTAACCACCGACCCAGCGCACCCGATGCCACCCGTCCCGGTGGTGCACGTGGAAAATGTTGGCGGAGGAAGTAGTTCCTCCACCACGCACGACGGtacatccaccaccaccgtaaAAGCAAGGGCCAGCAGTCCGGTCCAGCTGCCGGTGCGGATAGCGAAGCATGGACGGCGCGCCAAATCGCCCATCATTGCCATTCAGCGGGAAAATGAGCCGGTCATCTTCTACAAAGATCTGCACCGAAAAGGTGACGCCCACACCGTGCGCAATCGGTCGAAGATAGTGGAGGCAAATGCTGCCTACCGGAAACCGACCTACCAGCCtccgccgcacacacacaaaaaggcgaTCGACAAGGCTAAAACGGGAACGCAATCTTTCGTCGTGCTGAACGCGCCGGCGAAGCAACGATCAACCCGTTGGGCGGAACCGGCCACTATCTATGACTCACATTTCTACTAA
- the LOC120897718 gene encoding uncharacterized protein LOC120897718 isoform X1 produces the protein MVRLKHRQHGPATRSNSRDFLDWNVFVSEPEIPRLRHRTGSWWYTQERFAVKHPHEYITVDELNCYRKRKFSQDHAKHLGSNFSLYNKSEPSLPSAVDAKATEYADRFQRRAAYERALPLRRSTSLHIEPGTMKGLSENHSKFVSYSQDTIVKSRPPAVRPEECFKLPDGGSRGNGLANASSEYKSAFLPYDFLPATMDHRYRNLNKRKEKEKRDDLSASDSKLHNKEQLTRSNLRLTGEATFEPEYKSQFALPLAGDKSRSTPQLNNIAFTGNFREAPSEYKECYKYYDHFTKSAPIRKFDNLSLHGTIEFRPEYKESYRELPTGGASDQWRSQCVVRKDNLSLKGDFLGREPEYSYSFRNPHITCKPEKAKPKDNFLAMQGDMDYTPMYRCSYVDYPRTRPLVKKPVCSINLEDVYEKPPQRRLHRGSPSPVKYNVHAAPTDGSKPDVIDKFVSQPEYRKAQRELMIKKRSPPKERGSLLAQKILQDSKLTTDPAHPMPPVPVVHVENVGGGSSSSTTHDGTSTTTVKARASSPVQLPVRIAKHGRRAKSPIIAIQRENEPVIFYKDLHRKGDAHTVRNRSKIVEANAAYRKPTYQPPPHTHKKAIDKAKTGTQSFVVLNAPAKQRSTRWAEPATIYDSHFY, from the exons GTCCAACAGTCGCGACTTTTTGGACTGGAATGTTTTTGTGTCGGAGCCTGAAATACCTCGATTAAGGCATA GAACTGGCAGTTGGTGGTACACACAAGAACGTTTCGCAGTCAAGCATCCGCACGAGTACATTACGGTAGACGAACTGAACTGCTACCGTAAACGAAAGTTCTCACAAGATCACGCCA AACATCTAGGCAGCAACTTTTCGCTGTACAACAAATCGGAACCTTCACTGCCATCGGCGGTCGATGCAAAAGCAACCGAGTACGCCGACCGATTTCAACGCCGAGCGGCATACGAACGAGCACTTCCGTTGAGACGCAGCACCTCGCTGCACATTGAGCCGGGCACAATGAAGGGCCTGTCGGAAAATCACTCCAAGTTTGTCAGCTATTCGCAGGATACGATCGTGAA ATCTCGACCACCTGCCGTTAGGCCAGAGGAATGCTTCAAGCTGCCGGACGGTGGGTCCCGGGGTAACGGACTTGCCAACGCGTCTTCCGAGTACAAGTCGGCCTTTCTGCCGTACGATTTTCTGCCGGCCACGATGGACCACCGGTACCGCAATTTAAACAAgcgcaaggagaaggaaaagcgTGACGATTTGAGCGCCTCCGACTCGAAGCTGCACAACAAGGAGCAGCTTACGCGCAGCAATCTAAGACTGACCGGCGAGGCCACGTTCGAGCCGGAGTACAAAAGTCAGTTCGCGCTTCCGCTGGCGGGCGACAAGTCGCGTTCGACACCGCAGCTGAACAACATTGCCTTTACTGGCAACTTTCGCGAGGCACCGTCCGAGTACAAGGAGTGCTACAAGTACTACGACCATTTCACCAAGAGTGCTCCGATCCGGAAGTTTGATAACCTCAGCTTGCACGGTACGATCGAGTTTCGGCCCGAGTACAAGGAAAGCTACCGGGAGCTGCCGACGGGTGGGGCCAGCGATCAATGGCGCTCGCAGTGTGTGGTGCGCAAGGACAATCTGTCGCTCAAGGGCGACTTTCTTGGGCGCGAACCGGAGTACAGCTACAGTTTCCGAAACCCGCACATCACGTGCAAACCGGAGAAGGCCAAACCGAAGGACAACTTTCTGGCGATGCAGGGCGATATGGACTACACGCCGATGTATCG CTGCTCTTACGTTGACTATCCACGTACGAGACCGCTGGTAAAGAAACCGGTGTGCAGCATAAATTTGGAGGACGTGTACGAAAAACCGCCCCAGCGTCGGCTTCACCGCGGCTCTCCATCGCCCGTCAAATACAACGTTCATGCCGCACCCACCGACGGTTCAAAGCCCGACGTGATCGATAAGTTCGTGTCGCAGCCCGAGTACCGGAAGGCGCAGCGGGAGTTAATGATAAAGAAGCGGTCCCCACCGAAGGAGCGGGGCAGTCTGCTGGCCCAGAAAATACTCCAAGACAGCAAGCTAACCACCGACCCAGCGCACCCGATGCCACCCGTCCCGGTGGTGCACGTGGAAAATGTTGGCGGAGGAAGTAGTTCCTCCACCACGCACGACGGtacatccaccaccaccgtaaAAGCAAGGGCCAGCAGTCCGGTCCAGCTGCCGGTGCGGATAGCGAAGCATGGACGGCGCGCCAAATCGCCCATCATTGCCATTCAGCGGGAAAATGAGCCGGTCATCTTCTACAAAGATCTGCACCGAAAAGGTGACGCCCACACCGTGCGCAATCGGTCGAAGATAGTGGAGGCAAATGCTGCCTACCGGAAACCGACCTACCAGCCtccgccgcacacacacaaaaaggcgaTCGACAAGGCTAAAACGGGAACGCAATCTTTCGTCGTGCTGAACGCGCCGGCGAAGCAACGATCAACCCGTTGGGCGGAACCGGCCACTATCTATGACTCACATTTCTACTAA